The Corynebacterium tuberculostearicum genome window below encodes:
- the coaE gene encoding dephospho-CoA kinase, which yields MKLIGLTGGIGSGKSTVATLCRERGWRVVDADGIARDVVKPGRPALAELAAAFGEDIMLADGSLNRKELARRAFADKEHTELLNSITHPRIQAETQRQFAEAREEGYDFAVYDMPLLVDNGLDKDMDFVIVVDVAVEERVRRLVALRGLEEDDARRRIAAQVTDEVRLAAATHVIDNNGTLEQLRSRATEVMNRIEAES from the coding sequence ATGAAACTCATTGGCCTTACAGGCGGGATTGGCAGTGGCAAGTCAACAGTTGCAACGCTCTGCCGCGAACGAGGGTGGCGTGTGGTTGACGCCGATGGCATTGCGCGCGACGTCGTCAAGCCCGGGCGGCCTGCGTTAGCGGAGCTGGCGGCAGCATTCGGAGAAGACATTATGCTGGCGGACGGCAGCCTCAACCGCAAGGAATTGGCTCGGCGAGCCTTTGCGGACAAGGAACACACTGAGTTGCTGAACTCCATTACCCATCCACGCATCCAAGCGGAAACGCAGCGCCAATTCGCGGAGGCACGTGAAGAAGGCTATGACTTTGCCGTTTACGATATGCCGCTTTTGGTGGATAACGGTTTAGACAAAGACATGGACTTCGTCATCGTGGTCGACGTGGCGGTAGAAGAGCGCGTCCGTCGCCTCGTAGCTTTACGCGGGCTGGAAGAGGACGATGCGCGCCGTCGCATAGCAGCGCAGGTAACGGATGAGGTGCGATTGGCCGCAGCCACGCACGTGATCGACAACAATGGCACGTTGGAGCAGCTGCGCTCGCGAGCGACCGAGGTCATGAACCGTATAGAAGCGGAGTCATAG
- a CDS encoding DUF4259 domain-containing protein: MGTWDTGPFDNHAARELLASLRDGSFDLKAFQKSCAEEPMDSDDAETMIALGALLKLKADALPEGIHREDLAPLYTPQSKAWLRRRINSAMRPETSSVYALWETTGELEEWLRTAQDSLP; encoded by the coding sequence GTGGGAACGTGGGATACTGGGCCTTTTGATAATCACGCGGCGCGAGAACTGCTCGCTAGCTTGCGTGATGGCTCTTTCGATCTCAAAGCCTTTCAGAAGTCATGTGCCGAAGAGCCCATGGACTCCGATGACGCAGAAACCATGATCGCACTGGGCGCCTTGTTGAAGCTGAAAGCTGATGCGCTGCCGGAAGGAATCCACCGCGAGGATCTTGCGCCCCTGTATACGCCGCAGTCTAAAGCATGGCTGCGCCGTCGCATCAATAGTGCGATGCGCCCAGAGACGTCTTCTGTTTATGCGCTGTGGGAGACCACCGGCGAGCTGGAAGAGTGGCTGCGCACCGCGCAGGACTCCTTGCCGTGA
- the uvrB gene encoding excinuclease ABC subunit UvrB, translated as MAFAAEHPLIPNSEHRVVSEVERTPGEFQVVSEYEPAGDQPAAIAELNERLNRDERDVVLMGATGTGKSATAAWLIEKQQRPTLVMAPNKTLAAQLANELRQLLPHNAVEYFVSYYDYYQPEAYIAQTDTYIEKDSSINEDVERLRHSATSALLSRRDVVVVSSVSCIYGLGTPQSYLDRSVIISVDEELDRDRFLRLLVDIQYERNDVGFTRGTFRAKGDTVDIIPAYEERAVRIEFFGDDIDSLYYIHPVTGDVIEEVDEVRIFPATHYVAGPERMEKAVAAIKEELAERLEDLENRGKLLEAQRLRMRTEYDLEMIEQVGFCSGIENYSRHVDGRPAGSAPATLLDYFPEDFLTIIDESHVTVPQIGGMFEGDMSRKRNLVEFGFRLPSAVDNRPLTFDEFEQRVGQTVYMSATPGDFELTSSDGEYVEQVIRPTGLVDPKVTVKPTKGQIDDLIDEVRTRISQQERVLVTTLTKRMAEDLTDYLLEQGIKVRYLHSDIDTLQRVELLRQLRLGEFDVLVGINLLREGLDLPEVSLVAILDADKEGFLRSTTSLIQTIGRAARNVSGEVIMYADKITDSMQEAIEETERRREKQIAYNKEHGIDPQPLRKKIADILDQVYEDGGDEESNSDPSAVVEKRDISSMATDEVQALIDDLSAQMGAAARELKFELAGRLRDEIADLKKELRGLKEAGI; from the coding sequence ATGGCTTTTGCTGCTGAACATCCTCTTATTCCAAATTCCGAGCACCGCGTCGTCAGCGAGGTCGAGCGCACCCCAGGTGAGTTTCAGGTTGTCTCTGAATACGAGCCGGCCGGAGACCAGCCAGCTGCTATTGCAGAGCTCAATGAACGCCTCAACCGCGATGAGCGCGATGTAGTACTCATGGGTGCTACCGGTACAGGTAAGTCCGCCACCGCTGCGTGGTTGATCGAAAAACAGCAACGGCCCACGCTGGTAATGGCACCAAATAAGACTCTGGCAGCGCAGCTAGCGAACGAGCTACGTCAACTCTTGCCGCATAACGCGGTGGAGTACTTCGTCTCTTATTATGACTACTACCAGCCAGAGGCTTATATTGCGCAGACGGATACCTATATTGAAAAGGACTCGTCCATCAACGAGGACGTAGAGCGCCTGCGCCACTCGGCTACCTCGGCCCTGCTGTCCCGCCGGGACGTGGTGGTTGTGTCCTCCGTGTCGTGCATTTATGGCTTGGGTACCCCGCAGTCCTATTTGGATCGCTCAGTCATTATTTCCGTGGACGAGGAGCTGGATCGTGACCGCTTCCTCCGTTTGCTGGTGGATATCCAATACGAACGCAACGATGTGGGATTTACCCGCGGTACATTCCGCGCCAAGGGCGACACAGTCGATATCATTCCGGCTTATGAGGAGCGCGCAGTGCGCATTGAATTCTTTGGCGATGATATCGATTCCCTCTACTACATTCACCCCGTCACTGGCGATGTCATCGAGGAAGTAGACGAGGTGCGTATCTTCCCCGCGACTCACTACGTGGCAGGACCCGAACGCATGGAAAAAGCTGTGGCTGCCATCAAGGAGGAATTGGCCGAGCGCCTGGAAGATCTGGAAAACCGCGGCAAGTTGCTCGAGGCACAACGACTTCGCATGCGCACCGAATACGATCTAGAAATGATCGAGCAGGTAGGTTTTTGCTCCGGCATCGAGAACTACTCCCGCCACGTCGATGGCCGTCCGGCCGGCTCCGCTCCGGCAACGCTGCTGGACTACTTCCCAGAGGATTTTCTCACCATCATTGACGAGTCCCACGTCACGGTCCCACAGATCGGCGGCATGTTCGAGGGCGATATGTCCCGCAAGCGCAACCTGGTGGAGTTCGGTTTCCGGCTGCCCTCCGCAGTGGATAACCGCCCGCTGACCTTTGATGAGTTTGAACAGCGTGTGGGACAAACCGTTTACATGTCCGCCACCCCTGGCGACTTTGAACTTACGTCCTCGGACGGTGAGTACGTGGAGCAGGTGATTCGCCCGACCGGTTTGGTGGATCCGAAGGTTACTGTCAAACCCACTAAGGGCCAGATTGATGACCTTATTGATGAGGTACGCACCCGCATTTCGCAGCAAGAGCGAGTACTGGTGACTACGCTGACTAAGCGCATGGCAGAAGACCTCACCGATTACCTGCTGGAGCAGGGGATTAAGGTGCGCTACTTGCACTCGGATATCGATACCTTGCAGCGCGTCGAGCTTTTGCGGCAATTGCGCCTTGGCGAGTTTGATGTCCTGGTGGGCATTAACCTCCTGCGCGAGGGACTTGACCTCCCCGAGGTATCGCTCGTTGCCATCTTGGATGCGGACAAGGAAGGTTTCTTGCGCTCTACCACCTCGCTCATCCAGACCATCGGCCGTGCTGCCCGTAACGTCTCTGGCGAGGTGATTATGTATGCCGATAAAATCACCGATTCGATGCAAGAGGCAATCGAGGAGACGGAGCGACGCCGCGAAAAGCAGATAGCCTATAACAAGGAACACGGCATCGACCCGCAGCCTTTGCGGAAGAAGATTGCCGATATCCTTGACCAAGTCTATGAAGACGGCGGGGACGAAGAGTCCAACTCTGACCCCTCTGCAGTGGTGGAGAAGCGGGATATTTCCAGCATGGCTACCGATGAGGTGCAGGCGCTTATCGACGACCTCTCGGCCCAAATGGGGGCCGCCGCACGCGAGCTCAAATTCGAGCTGGCTGGTCGTCTGCGCGATGAGATTGCTGATCTAAAGAAGGAATTGCGTGGATTGAAGGAAGCGGGAATTTAG
- a CDS encoding universal stress protein, which translates to MSDYNSIVVGTDGSKSSLLAVERAAKIAAAFDSNLIIGCAYYENQEQASKTLRQDSVTILGDEKAEANLKDAKAHAEKFGASKVETAVRPGTPVQALMSIVNDNDADLLIVGNRGINSLTGRLLGSVPADVARQSDCDVMIVHTVS; encoded by the coding sequence ATGAGCGACTACAACTCGATCGTTGTCGGTACTGACGGTTCTAAGTCTTCTCTCCTCGCTGTAGAGCGAGCAGCTAAGATCGCCGCCGCATTCGATTCCAATCTGATTATTGGTTGTGCTTACTACGAAAACCAGGAGCAGGCTTCCAAGACCCTGCGCCAGGATTCCGTAACCATTTTGGGCGATGAGAAGGCGGAGGCAAACCTCAAGGATGCTAAGGCACACGCTGAGAAGTTCGGCGCTTCCAAGGTCGAAACCGCTGTTCGCCCGGGCACCCCAGTGCAGGCCCTGATGTCCATCGTCAACGACAACGATGCTGACCTGCTTATCGTGGGCAACCGCGGCATCAACTCCCTGACCGGTCGCCTGCTGGGCTCCGTGCCGGCAGACGTTGCTCGCCAGTCCGACTGCGATGTAATGATCGTTCACACCGTCAGCTAA
- the rpsA gene encoding 30S ribosomal protein S1 yields the protein MPSSNTPQVAINDIGTAEDFLAAVDATIKYFNDGDIVEGTVVKVDHDEVLLDIGYKTEGVIPSRELSIKHDVNPDEVVEVGDEVDALVLTKEDKEGRLILSKKRAQYERAWGAIEELQAKEEPVTGTVIEVVKGGLILDIGLRGFLPASLVEMRRVRDLEPYIGQELEAKIIELDKQRNNVVLSRRAYLEQTQSEVRSEFLHQLQKGQVRKGVVSSIVNFGAFVDLGGVDGLVHVSELSWKHIDHPSEVVTVGDEVTVEVLDVDLDRERVSLSLKATQEDPWRVFARTHAVGQIVPGKVTKLVPFGAFVRVEEGIEGLVHISELAQRHVEVPDQVVTVGQEVMVKVIDIDLERRRISLSVKQADEDYTEEFDPSKYGMADSYDEQGNYVFPEGFDPETNEWKEGFDEQRQAWEARYAESERRFNLHTAQIERNRAAAAEAAESAESSNYSSDSSDAAPVSETQAEVGGSLASDEQLAALRDKLAGN from the coding sequence ATGCCATCTTCTAACACCCCGCAGGTTGCGATTAACGATATCGGAACCGCAGAGGACTTCCTCGCAGCTGTAGACGCCACCATCAAGTACTTCAACGATGGTGACATTGTCGAGGGTACCGTCGTCAAGGTTGACCACGACGAGGTACTGCTGGACATCGGATACAAGACTGAAGGTGTTATCCCTTCCCGCGAGCTGTCCATCAAGCACGACGTCAACCCGGACGAGGTTGTTGAGGTCGGCGATGAGGTTGACGCACTTGTTCTCACCAAGGAGGACAAGGAAGGTCGCCTGATCCTGTCCAAGAAGCGTGCGCAGTACGAGCGCGCATGGGGCGCCATCGAGGAGCTGCAGGCCAAGGAAGAGCCTGTCACCGGTACCGTTATCGAGGTTGTCAAGGGCGGCCTCATCCTGGATATCGGCCTGCGTGGCTTCCTGCCTGCATCTCTGGTTGAGATGCGTCGCGTCCGCGACCTGGAGCCGTACATCGGCCAGGAGCTGGAAGCAAAGATCATCGAGCTGGACAAGCAGCGCAACAACGTTGTCCTCTCCCGCCGTGCATACCTCGAGCAGACCCAGTCCGAGGTTCGCTCCGAGTTCCTGCACCAGCTGCAGAAGGGCCAGGTCCGCAAGGGCGTTGTTTCCTCCATCGTCAACTTCGGCGCCTTCGTCGATCTCGGCGGTGTCGACGGCCTGGTTCACGTTTCCGAGCTGTCTTGGAAGCACATCGACCACCCATCTGAGGTTGTCACCGTTGGTGACGAGGTAACCGTTGAGGTTCTGGACGTCGATCTGGACCGCGAGCGCGTTTCCCTGTCCCTGAAGGCTACCCAGGAAGATCCGTGGCGCGTATTCGCCCGCACCCACGCTGTGGGCCAGATCGTTCCGGGCAAGGTCACCAAGCTCGTTCCGTTCGGCGCCTTCGTTCGCGTCGAGGAGGGCATCGAGGGTCTGGTTCACATCTCCGAGCTGGCTCAGCGCCACGTCGAGGTTCCGGACCAGGTTGTCACCGTTGGCCAGGAGGTTATGGTCAAGGTCATCGACATCGATCTCGAGCGTCGTCGTATCTCCCTGTCCGTTAAGCAGGCAGACGAGGACTACACCGAAGAGTTCGATCCGTCCAAGTACGGCATGGCTGACTCCTACGACGAGCAGGGCAACTATGTCTTCCCTGAGGGCTTCGACCCTGAGACCAACGAGTGGAAGGAAGGCTTCGACGAGCAGCGTCAGGCTTGGGAGGCACGCTACGCAGAGTCCGAGCGTCGCTTCAACCTGCACACCGCTCAGATCGAGCGCAACCGCGCCGCAGCCGCTGAGGCTGCTGAGTCTGCAGAGTCCTCCAACTACTCCTCTGATTCCTCCGATGCAGCTCCGGTATCCGAGACTCAGGCAGAGGTTGGCGGCTCCCTCGCTTCCGACGAGCAGCTCGCCGCACTGCGCGACAAGCTTGCTGGCAACTAA
- a CDS encoding universal stress protein has product MLTYKNIAVGTDGSETSLRAVRAAASMARAYDAKLIIISAFYNHAGSMLGAPRGDEAGLPVVSEDMAGTYLTNATRIAESEGAEHIEIVGKSGDPVKALLEVGQDYDVDLFVVGNRGVNSVRGRVFGSVPTELTHKSKVDVVVVNTSEKR; this is encoded by the coding sequence ATGCTTACTTATAAAAACATTGCCGTCGGCACCGATGGCTCTGAAACCTCCCTGCGCGCGGTCCGCGCTGCGGCGTCCATGGCACGGGCGTACGACGCTAAGCTGATTATTATCTCAGCTTTTTATAACCACGCTGGATCCATGCTTGGTGCTCCGAGGGGCGACGAAGCCGGTCTGCCCGTTGTAAGTGAGGACATGGCCGGTACCTACCTAACCAATGCCACCCGTATCGCCGAGTCGGAGGGTGCGGAACACATTGAAATCGTAGGGAAATCTGGAGACCCAGTAAAAGCCTTGTTGGAAGTAGGTCAGGACTATGACGTGGACCTGTTCGTGGTGGGAAACCGCGGCGTGAATTCCGTTCGTGGTCGAGTCTTTGGTTCTGTCCCAACGGAACTAACCCACAAGTCAAAGGTAGACGTCGTCGTAGTTAATACCAGCGAGAAACGTTAA
- a CDS encoding glucose PTS transporter subunit IIA, whose amino-acid sequence MASIKDTSTHIVESIGGADNITSLTHCATRLRFQLVDAGKVDQEKLDSDPAVLGTVPQGAHGYQVVMGGGVADYYNEIIKQPGVHASGEKTASSKKEYDGVRGKYDWVDYCFEFLSDTFRPVLWALLGASLIIMLLILADTAHIQDFRAPLEEQPEGFRLAHAMFQSVFYFLPVMVGATAAQKLGANMWVSAAIPAALLTPEFMSLGEQGDTVNVFGLPLVINSYGSQVFPPILAAIGLYWVEKGLKKIIPSAVHMVFVPFFSLLIMIPATAFLLGPFGIGVGNGISWVLYQINDFSPFILAIVIPLLYPFLVPMGLHWPLNVIMIQNIATYGYDFIQGPMGAWNFACFGVVGAVMVISFREKNNAMRQVSIGAFAAGILGGVSEPSLYGILLRFRRSYYRLLPGCAVGGAIIGIFDVRAEAFVFTSALTTGAMTPQLGYVLGITAAFLTSFFLTLFFGYRTAEEKQADLERIAQEQGESVEDVAARSEFKSTKADNGESSNAGGAVAASAAGTAATGVAAKQAGKADIVLDSPLEGEAVDLSEVPDPIFAGAKLGPGMAVQPTGNTVYAPADGKVLTVQKSGHAVGLSLDNGVQLLIHVGLDTVELGGEGFEVHVEKKQRISAGDKLISFDPDFIRSKGYNLITPVVVTNATKFGAVSGEAGPVTPSDDLLRIPPKPEEAAE is encoded by the coding sequence GTGGCATCTATCAAGGACACTTCCACCCACATCGTTGAAAGTATTGGCGGCGCCGACAACATCACGTCGCTGACGCACTGTGCGACGCGCCTGCGTTTCCAACTTGTTGATGCGGGGAAAGTTGATCAAGAAAAGCTCGACAGCGACCCAGCGGTGCTAGGCACCGTGCCACAAGGCGCCCACGGCTACCAAGTAGTCATGGGCGGCGGCGTTGCTGACTACTACAACGAAATCATCAAGCAACCTGGTGTACACGCTTCCGGTGAGAAAACGGCGTCCTCCAAGAAGGAGTACGACGGTGTTCGCGGAAAGTATGACTGGGTAGATTACTGCTTCGAGTTCCTTTCTGATACTTTCCGTCCCGTCCTATGGGCTTTGCTGGGCGCCTCGCTCATCATCATGCTTCTCATTCTGGCGGACACGGCACACATCCAGGATTTCCGCGCACCGCTGGAGGAGCAACCAGAAGGCTTCCGTCTGGCTCATGCCATGTTCCAGTCGGTCTTCTATTTCTTGCCCGTAATGGTCGGTGCGACCGCGGCGCAAAAGCTGGGCGCGAATATGTGGGTCTCCGCAGCTATTCCCGCGGCACTTTTGACCCCCGAATTTATGTCGCTGGGTGAGCAAGGCGATACCGTCAACGTATTTGGCCTGCCGCTGGTCATCAATTCCTACGGCTCCCAGGTATTTCCGCCCATTTTGGCCGCAATCGGCCTGTACTGGGTGGAAAAGGGACTAAAGAAGATCATCCCGAGTGCAGTTCATATGGTCTTCGTGCCGTTCTTCTCCTTGCTCATTATGATTCCGGCAACGGCCTTCCTGCTCGGCCCGTTCGGCATTGGTGTAGGCAATGGCATTTCCTGGGTCCTGTACCAAATCAATGATTTCTCGCCTTTCATCCTGGCTATTGTCATTCCGCTGCTGTACCCATTCCTCGTTCCGATGGGCCTGCACTGGCCGCTGAATGTCATCATGATTCAGAACATCGCAACCTACGGCTACGACTTCATCCAAGGCCCGATGGGCGCATGGAACTTCGCCTGCTTCGGCGTTGTTGGCGCAGTCATGGTTATCTCCTTCAGGGAAAAGAACAATGCCATGCGCCAGGTTTCTATCGGTGCCTTCGCAGCGGGCATCCTCGGTGGCGTGTCTGAGCCTTCCCTCTATGGCATCTTGTTGCGCTTCCGCCGCAGCTACTACCGGTTGCTGCCAGGTTGTGCGGTAGGCGGCGCAATCATCGGTATCTTCGATGTCCGCGCTGAGGCCTTCGTCTTTACCTCTGCGTTGACCACTGGCGCTATGACGCCGCAGCTGGGCTACGTCCTTGGTATCACGGCTGCATTCCTTACCTCTTTCTTCCTGACCCTGTTCTTCGGCTACCGCACAGCAGAAGAAAAGCAGGCGGACTTGGAGCGCATTGCACAAGAACAAGGCGAGTCTGTTGAAGACGTAGCTGCTCGTTCGGAGTTTAAGTCCACCAAGGCCGACAACGGAGAGTCCTCGAATGCGGGTGGCGCCGTTGCTGCCAGCGCTGCGGGCACGGCTGCTACTGGTGTTGCCGCCAAGCAGGCTGGCAAGGCCGACATCGTGCTGGATTCCCCTCTAGAGGGCGAGGCAGTTGACCTTTCGGAAGTCCCAGATCCTATCTTCGCAGGTGCAAAGCTGGGGCCTGGCATGGCAGTGCAGCCAACTGGCAATACCGTCTATGCGCCTGCCGACGGCAAGGTGCTCACCGTGCAAAAGTCCGGACATGCGGTAGGCCTTAGCCTCGACAATGGCGTGCAACTGCTCATCCACGTAGGTCTCGACACCGTAGAGCTGGGAGGCGAAGGCTTCGAAGTTCACGTGGAAAAGAAGCAACGCATTTCCGCGGGCGATAAGTTGATTAGCTTTGACCCGGATTTCATCCGTTCCAAGGGCTATAACCTGATTACTCCGGTTGTGGTTACTAACGCCACCAAGTTCGGCGCGGTCTCCGGTGAAGCCGGCCCGGTTACCCCGAGTGATGACTTGCTCCGCATTCCGCCGAAGCCGGAGGAAGCAGCGGAATAA
- a CDS encoding RDD family protein, which produces MVLDRIGLLLRRGLAWWIDAFMAAAVIVVARWAINALADAPLTGQALEVYNAVALALVFYVYRVWAEATKATSLGKWSLKLEIIVTHPGVRAASLRNSWLLLSMLTLTGLPIVMPLLLGALSLCVLAFGQTPFDMLANCLVERRPQMDTPSLRGQR; this is translated from the coding sequence ATGGTCTTGGATCGAATTGGCTTACTCTTGCGCCGCGGCCTTGCCTGGTGGATCGACGCCTTCATGGCAGCGGCCGTCATCGTTGTGGCGCGCTGGGCCATTAATGCACTTGCCGACGCCCCCTTAACCGGCCAAGCCCTCGAGGTGTACAACGCCGTGGCCCTCGCCCTAGTCTTCTACGTCTACCGCGTATGGGCAGAAGCCACCAAGGCGACGTCGCTGGGAAAATGGTCGCTCAAGCTGGAGATCATCGTTACCCACCCCGGCGTGCGCGCAGCCAGCCTGCGCAATTCCTGGCTGCTACTCTCCATGCTCACGCTGACCGGTTTGCCGATAGTCATGCCGTTATTACTCGGCGCATTAAGTCTCTGCGTCCTTGCTTTCGGCCAGACGCCCTTCGACATGCTGGCCAATTGCCTAGTGGAGCGCCGACCTCAGATGGATACGCCTTCTTTGCGTGGCCAGAGGTAA
- a CDS encoding App1 family protein, with protein sequence MALSDIMRKAESSLNFITLKRSQRRGWQPLVVGYTGYGTTDQVRIFGRVLMHDPDEGKKDTWGQRGYQQFLTIQVGHHDVSVTIGEKTVTGTTDRNGYIDLLVHDHELEPGWHTATIEAANAKAVEVQLLIVDPAAKIGIISDIDDTVLVTWLPRALTAAWNSWAKRPSKRQAVPGMAEFYAQLQQRFPQAPVFYLSTGAWNTFGSLKKFLSHHGFPAGPMLLTDWGPTETGLFRSGQEHKRVQLRNLLIAYPDMQWILIGDDGQHDPLTYGDVANEHPDRIHSVLIRNLSPQEQLLSHGSLSPLADANEEGHFSIPLIQGANGDAIAAAFNAAHPAE encoded by the coding sequence ATGGCCTTATCTGACATCATGCGCAAAGCTGAAAGCTCACTTAACTTCATTACTTTGAAGCGCTCCCAACGGCGTGGATGGCAGCCCCTGGTTGTGGGATATACAGGCTATGGCACCACCGATCAGGTGAGAATCTTCGGCCGCGTACTCATGCACGATCCTGATGAAGGCAAGAAGGATACGTGGGGTCAGCGCGGCTACCAGCAGTTTCTTACCATTCAAGTAGGACACCACGATGTTTCGGTAACTATTGGGGAAAAGACTGTCACCGGCACCACCGATCGAAACGGATACATTGACTTACTAGTCCATGACCACGAACTAGAGCCCGGGTGGCATACGGCAACAATCGAGGCCGCAAACGCGAAAGCCGTAGAGGTTCAGCTGCTTATCGTTGATCCGGCAGCCAAGATCGGCATCATTAGCGATATCGATGACACGGTGCTTGTCACGTGGCTGCCGCGTGCGCTCACGGCGGCGTGGAATTCCTGGGCCAAGCGCCCTAGCAAGCGACAGGCCGTTCCCGGAATGGCTGAATTCTATGCTCAGCTACAGCAACGCTTCCCCCAAGCCCCAGTGTTTTATCTATCTACGGGCGCTTGGAATACCTTTGGCTCGCTCAAGAAATTCCTGTCCCACCATGGTTTCCCCGCGGGTCCCATGCTGCTGACGGACTGGGGCCCAACGGAAACGGGACTTTTCCGCAGCGGGCAGGAGCACAAGCGTGTTCAACTGCGCAATCTACTCATTGCCTACCCGGATATGCAATGGATTCTCATTGGCGATGACGGACAGCATGATCCGCTCACCTACGGCGATGTGGCTAACGAGCATCCGGACCGGATCCACTCTGTGCTCATCCGCAATCTGAGCCCGCAAGAGCAGTTGCTCTCTCACGGCTCCCTGAGCCCTTTGGCCGATGCAAATGAGGAGGGCCACTTCTCTATCCCTTTGATTCAGGGCGCGAACGGCGACGCCATTGCCGCCGCATTCAACGCTGCACACCCAGCGGAGTAA
- a CDS encoding class I SAM-dependent methyltransferase, whose product MTSPSHANQAYWDSDAANYHAEHPDYLSSFYWCPEMLHEDHAHLLGDVSNSSVLEIGCGSAPCTQWLQTRARFATGFDISRGMLNHAALGLPLTQADALSLPYATDSFDAAFSAFGAFPFLANLDLALSEVSRVLKPTGRFVLSANHPMRWIFPDDPTDLTADISYFDRTYLEQDHDGNLTYAEFHRTIADWFQALQGEGPYLIERIIEPEWPRELTTTWGQWSPKRGDIFPGTIIFVCRNCR is encoded by the coding sequence GTGACTTCCCCCTCGCACGCAAACCAGGCCTACTGGGATAGCGACGCCGCCAATTACCACGCCGAGCACCCCGACTACCTTTCTTCCTTTTACTGGTGCCCAGAAATGCTCCACGAGGACCACGCGCACCTGCTTGGCGACGTCTCGAATTCCTCGGTCCTCGAAATTGGCTGTGGCTCCGCCCCGTGTACCCAATGGCTCCAGACACGCGCGCGCTTCGCCACCGGCTTCGATATTTCCCGCGGCATGCTCAACCACGCTGCACTCGGACTCCCCTTAACGCAGGCCGATGCGCTTTCACTCCCCTACGCCACCGACTCCTTCGACGCCGCATTTTCGGCGTTCGGAGCCTTTCCCTTCCTTGCCAACCTTGACTTAGCCTTAAGTGAAGTCTCCCGCGTTCTTAAACCAACCGGTCGCTTTGTCCTTTCGGCCAACCACCCGATGCGCTGGATATTCCCTGATGATCCCACCGATCTCACCGCCGATATCAGCTATTTCGATCGCACTTATCTGGAGCAAGACCACGATGGCAACCTCACCTATGCGGAGTTCCACCGCACCATCGCCGACTGGTTTCAGGCCTTACAGGGTGAAGGTCCGTACCTCATCGAGCGCATCATCGAGCCCGAATGGCCAAGGGAGCTCACCACTACGTGGGGCCAATGGTCGCCAAAACGTGGCGATATCTTCCCCGGAACGATTATTTTCGTCTGCCGAAATTGCCGCTAA